The following proteins are encoded in a genomic region of Ornithodoros turicata isolate Travis chromosome 6, ASM3712646v1, whole genome shotgun sequence:
- the LOC135398497 gene encoding uncharacterized protein LOC135398497 yields MKPSSDVSTEDDDQRLPRLTHRTRYRRYFGKLSTIATSGADCRNQERPLAQPNNPITCLAFADDLVLIADDAAHLQDLLDVCSRTAEKEGMKFSREKTNIMKIGDDTPGPRFFLQNEEVKDTTSYTYLGIQIESKEDYLLEHEQDLLRKMNKKEGHSWHLARHSFNPYEIGRLHWKTTAVPAATYANEAISYSKTTMDQLERQQRELGRWLLQGSFATPNPAIEGELGWSTYSFREARSKTNFLGRAIHGPEQAYITRVFRYLRFTGVKIHWIKKIKQIDRVYSIGTKRHTATNQKEWTRITRKELHQTESQRWTSSVARRKSMARYGENKTSPAPERFYWGDRASGLLFQARTGSLPTRKRISELFSSDNPVCTLCDTGEEEDLEHILRSCPALEKTRNPNHYPTKVLLGFQTGANEEDEPQIATTKRHLLAWEKATRLRKANTDRIWQGNTDLPTSQDSEDAESEKEDADEPPEGQQRRRR; encoded by the exons ATGAAACCCTCAAGTGACGTCTCCACTGAAGATGATGATCAAAGGTTGCCACGtctaacacat AGAACACGCTACCGacgctactttggaaaacttagcACTATCGCCACAAGTGGCGCTGACTGCCGTAATCAGGAGCGCCCTCTGGCCCAGCCCAACAACCCTATAACCTGCCTTGCTTTTGCGGATGACCTCGTCCTCATCGCGGACGACGCAGCCCACCTCCAAGACCTTCTGGATGTATGCTCTCGAACAGCTGAGAAAGAAGGCATGAAGTTTAGCCGTGAAAAAACAAATATTATGAAGATAGGAGATGACACGCCGGGACCGCGCTTCTTTCTCCAAAATGAAGAAGTGAAAGACACCACCTCCTACACATACCTGGGAATACAAATTGAAAGTAAAGAAGACTATCTGCTGGAACACGAACAGGACCTCCTCCGGAAGATGAACAAAAAGGAAGGACACTCGTGGCACTTAGCACGGCATTCGTTCAACCCATACGAAATTGGGCGACTACACTGGAAAACGACAGCCGTGCCCGCAGCAACGTACGCAAACGAAGCAATATCTTACAGTAAAACCACGATGGACCAATTGGAGAGACAACAAAGAGAGCTCGGAAGGTGGCTCCTACAGGGATCGTTCGCTACACCGAACCCCGCCATAGAAGGGGAACTGGGCTGGTCGACTTACTCTTTCAGAGAAGCCAGATCGAAGACCAACTTCCTGGGACGAGCAATCCACGGACCAGAGCAAGCGTACATCACTCGCGTATTCCGGTACCTCCGGTTCACCGGAGTAAAAATACATTGGATAAAGAAGATTAAACAAATCGACCGAGTTTACAGCATAGGAACGAAACGACACACCGCAACCAATCAAAAAGAGTGGACCAGGATAACCAGAAAGGAACTACACCAAACGGAAAGTCAGCGCTGGACCTCTTCCGTTGCAAGGAGAAAAAGCATGGCACGATACGGCGAAAACAAAACATCCCCTGCGCCGGAAAGGTTCTACTGGGGGGATAGAGCCAGTGGACTGTTATTTCAAGCACGGACAGGCTCTCTCCCAACAAGAAAGAGGATCAGCGAACTCTTCAGCTCGGACAATCCAGTATGCACACTCTGCGACACAGGTGAAGAGGAGGACCTGGAACATATCCTGCGATCCTGTCCAGCTCTCGAAAAGACAAGGAACCCAAACCACTACCCGACTAAGGTCCTTTTAGGCTTCCAAACAGGGGCGAATGAGGAGGACGAACCACAAATCGCGACCACTAAACGGCATCTTCTCGCGTGGGAAAAGGCAACACGTCTGCGAAAGGCCAATACAGACCGAATCTGGCAAGGCAACACAGACCTTCCAACTTCTCAAGACAGTGAAGACGCTGAAAGCGAAAAAGAGGATGCGGACGAGCCACCAGAGGGCCAACAACGTAGACGACGATGA